The proteins below come from a single Halobacillus salinarum genomic window:
- a CDS encoding EAL domain-containing protein: MSAKPPINQTHHQLMQWLMQKQFSIHFQPIVHVPTHTIQGYEALTRIPSNENIKNSEQLFQCAVEANQIFRLEKLTRELAIDWIEPYLHSNQKLWVNLTPAVIHDESFTPGFTHSVLKKSKISPAQVVFEITEQSAAKDLKGFRMLLNHYRDQGFQIAIDDVGSGYSSLQLISELKPDFLKVDRSLVTNINQLPEKQYMLEGLQHISYKMDSLLIAEGVETEKEFNQLTSMGVQYIQGYFIAKPAFPPPKLSFSLIHNMQSKHKIRFSLTINERTTLHDVVHWMTEYEGQFNQSFALVDTINVRAVIPLLDIIRFAGSLLLSLGEWEQPVWEKLLEWRKYKYKSPLFHS; the protein is encoded by the coding sequence GTGTCTGCAAAGCCACCTATAAACCAAACCCACCATCAACTAATGCAATGGCTGATGCAAAAACAATTTTCGATTCACTTTCAGCCAATTGTCCATGTCCCGACCCACACCATTCAAGGCTACGAAGCATTAACTCGTATTCCTAGTAACGAGAATATAAAAAATTCGGAACAACTGTTTCAGTGTGCTGTGGAAGCCAATCAGATCTTTCGACTTGAAAAGTTGACTAGAGAGCTTGCAATTGATTGGATAGAGCCTTATCTGCATTCAAACCAAAAGCTTTGGGTCAATTTAACCCCGGCTGTTATTCATGATGAATCCTTTACACCAGGGTTTACTCATTCCGTACTAAAGAAATCAAAGATCTCACCGGCGCAAGTTGTTTTCGAAATTACGGAACAATCGGCTGCTAAAGATCTTAAAGGATTCCGGATGCTTCTTAATCATTACCGTGACCAGGGATTTCAGATTGCGATTGACGATGTAGGCTCAGGCTATTCATCCCTTCAATTAATTTCAGAATTAAAACCGGATTTTTTAAAAGTCGACCGGTCTCTCGTCACAAATATCAATCAGCTCCCAGAAAAACAGTATATGCTTGAGGGATTGCAGCATATTTCCTATAAGATGGATTCTCTTTTAATTGCAGAAGGAGTAGAAACAGAAAAAGAGTTTAATCAGCTGACTTCTATGGGTGTACAATACATACAGGGCTATTTTATAGCAAAACCTGCTTTTCCCCCTCCTAAACTCTCTTTTTCACTCATACATAACATGCAAAGCAAGCATAAAATACGATTCTCTTTAACCATTAACGAAAGGACGACGCTTCACGATGTCGTCCACTGGATGACAGAATACGAAGGACAATTCAACCAGAGCTTTGCTTTAGTAGATACAATCAATGTGAGAGCGGTGATTCCACTTCTTGATATCATCCGATTTGCGGGCAGTTTGCTTTTGTCGCTGGGCGAATGGGAACAGCCGGTTTGGGAGAAGCTCCTTGAATGGCGGAAATACAAATACAAAAGCCCTCTGTTTCACTCTTAG
- the fabI gene encoding enoyl-ACP reductase FabI has translation MNLSLEGRTYVVMGVANKRSIAWGIARSLHEAGAKLIFTYANERFGKSVKELADTLEGTESLFYECDVTDDEAIIQTFESIQQDVGTIHGIAHCIAFANREELNGEFLNTSRDGFLTAHNISSYSLTAVARAAKPLMTEGGSIVTMTYLGGEQVVENYNIMGVAKASLDASMKYLASNLGKDNIRVNAISAGPIRTLSAKGVSGFNKVFEEIDRRSPLKRPVTQEEVGDTAYYLMSDLSRGVTGEIIHVDGGFNIVAY, from the coding sequence ATGAATCTTTCTTTAGAAGGACGTACGTATGTAGTCATGGGAGTAGCCAACAAGCGCAGCATCGCCTGGGGGATAGCCAGATCTCTTCATGAAGCAGGAGCAAAACTAATCTTTACTTATGCAAATGAACGATTTGGCAAGTCGGTAAAAGAACTAGCCGACACACTCGAAGGTACAGAGTCATTGTTTTATGAATGTGATGTTACGGATGATGAAGCCATTATTCAGACCTTTGAGTCCATTCAGCAGGACGTAGGAACCATTCATGGGATTGCCCATTGTATCGCCTTTGCGAACAGGGAGGAGCTGAATGGAGAGTTTTTAAATACAAGCCGCGACGGCTTTTTAACGGCTCATAACATCAGTTCTTATTCCTTAACGGCTGTGGCACGCGCTGCAAAACCGCTTATGACTGAAGGAGGAAGCATCGTAACAATGACTTACCTCGGCGGTGAACAGGTCGTTGAAAACTACAATATCATGGGAGTAGCTAAAGCAAGCCTTGATGCAAGTATGAAATATTTAGCTAGTAATTTAGGCAAGGATAATATTCGTGTGAATGCAATTTCTGCAGGTCCTATCCGAACCCTTTCTGCAAAAGGGGTTTCAGGTTTTAACAAAGTATTTGAAGAAATTGACCGCCGCTCTCCTCTTAAGCGTCCAGTTACTCAAGAAGAGGTTGGAGATACAGCGTATTACTTAATGAGTGATTTATCTCGGGGAGTTACAGGTGAAATCATACATGTAGATGGTGGTTTTAATATAGTCGCCTATTAA
- a CDS encoding cation:proton antiporter domain-containing protein, translated as MEHGASVTSLVIVIIAAFLTPILLHRLKLTIIPVVVAEIIVGLIIGKSGFNIVDESSWLEILSTLGFIFLMFLSGLEIDFSIFGRKTNKEKRNRDSFQPVRVALVIFCGIFVLSLGLSYLFVLAGFIESAFLMTLIISTISLGVVVPTLKDAQMMKTTIGQTILLVAVIADLATMILLAIFVSLYGEDGGNTWLLLILFAAGILLYFVGKQFRHQSFLETMAKGTIHIDTRAVFTLIIVLVALSETVGAENILGAFLAGTLVSLLSPDHEMVKKLDSFGYGFLIPIFFVMVGVDIDLWSLFTERKVWVLIPLLFFALLISKVVPALLLRKWFDMRTVMSTGVILTSTLSLVIAAATIGEREGMIDKQMEGALILVAVLTCVIAPIVFKKLYGRFEEEDHKQVISFIGSNQMTLPVVRELDLTQFETHLYHTKRDTVDEKISRSCFDIKQLNGYQLEEMKFMGVFDVDILVASTGDETENAKIAKFAKQEGVPHIIARVESSSVDKELKELDIRVFSVLMSSKALLKAMIEAPDVVDIFTQQESALYQINMNNTLYDGVYVKDFPFTGDVIMVRIFRGKDSIVPHGDTQLHFNDHLIVTGSPEYVEELKLQLEYCEWH; from the coding sequence ATGGAGCATGGAGCTTCAGTTACCTCACTCGTTATCGTAATCATTGCTGCATTTCTTACCCCAATCCTGCTTCACCGTTTGAAGCTTACGATTATTCCGGTGGTCGTTGCTGAAATTATCGTCGGGTTAATCATAGGCAAAAGCGGCTTCAATATAGTTGATGAAAGCAGCTGGCTTGAAATCCTTTCTACACTGGGATTTATCTTTTTAATGTTTTTAAGCGGTTTAGAGATCGATTTTTCCATCTTTGGCCGGAAAACAAATAAAGAAAAGCGGAATAGGGATTCTTTTCAACCAGTAAGAGTGGCATTAGTCATATTTTGCGGTATTTTTGTTTTATCCCTTGGCCTGTCCTACCTATTTGTGCTGGCAGGTTTTATAGAAAGTGCATTCTTAATGACTCTGATTATTTCAACGATCTCGCTGGGAGTCGTTGTTCCTACATTAAAGGATGCACAAATGATGAAAACGACCATTGGGCAGACGATCCTTCTAGTTGCCGTTATCGCCGATCTAGCCACGATGATTCTTTTGGCCATATTCGTTTCTCTTTACGGTGAGGATGGTGGGAATACATGGCTGCTGCTGATTTTATTTGCAGCTGGAATTCTGCTTTACTTTGTTGGGAAGCAATTCCGCCATCAATCCTTTCTTGAAACGATGGCAAAAGGGACCATTCATATTGATACTCGTGCTGTGTTTACGCTAATTATCGTTTTAGTGGCGCTGTCTGAAACCGTTGGGGCGGAAAATATTCTCGGAGCCTTTCTTGCAGGGACACTTGTATCTCTATTATCCCCTGACCACGAAATGGTAAAAAAACTCGACAGCTTTGGGTATGGATTTCTTATTCCTATCTTTTTCGTCATGGTAGGTGTGGATATCGATTTATGGAGTTTGTTTACTGAGAGAAAAGTATGGGTTCTCATTCCATTATTGTTTTTCGCTTTGTTAATTTCCAAAGTGGTTCCGGCATTACTGCTGAGAAAGTGGTTTGATATGCGGACAGTGATGAGTACAGGCGTGATTCTCACGTCCACATTATCATTAGTGATTGCTGCGGCGACAATCGGAGAACGGGAAGGAATGATTGACAAGCAGATGGAAGGGGCGCTTATTTTAGTTGCTGTCCTCACTTGTGTCATTGCCCCCATTGTTTTTAAGAAGCTGTATGGAAGGTTTGAAGAAGAGGATCATAAACAAGTGATTTCTTTTATAGGATCAAACCAGATGACTCTGCCTGTCGTTCGAGAGCTTGACCTGACTCAATTTGAAACGCATTTATATCACACAAAAAGAGATACGGTTGATGAAAAGATCAGCCGTTCATGTTTTGATATTAAGCAGTTGAATGGATATCAGCTGGAAGAAATGAAATTTATGGGCGTGTTTGATGTGGATATTCTGGTAGCTTCTACAGGAGATGAAACAGAAAATGCAAAGATTGCTAAATTTGCTAAACAGGAAGGCGTACCTCATATCATTGCTCGAGTGGAATCGTCTTCTGTTGATAAAGAACTGAAGGAACTCGACATCCGGGTGTTTTCCGTCCTTATGTCTTCAAAGGCCCTTTTGAAAGCGATGATTGAAGCTCCTGATGTGGTGGATATATTCACTCAACAGGAAAGCGCCCTCTATCAAATAAATATGAACAATACCCTATATGATGGTGTTTATGTAAAGGACTTCCCGTTCACTGGTGACGTGATCATGGTCCGTATCTTTCGGGGGAAAGATTCCATAGTTCCCCACGGAGACACGCAGCTTCATTTTAATGACCACTTAATTGTCACGGGTTCACCTGAATATGTTGAAGAGCTGAAACTGCAGCTGGAGTACTGTGAATGGCATTAA
- the mgtE gene encoding magnesium transporter — MEHLDDLERQEMWKAIQDALLNDHIDQFRAEFLELHPYDQARIFEEMDQEVRLQIYTYLSPEEIAEVMEHIDYEDIEPFFAEMDPRFAAQVFAEMSTDDAVDILNELDKEKVASFLTIMDDEAAEEIKDLLHYEEKTGGSIMTTEFVVVKAGMKIREAMLHLRKEAPDAETIYYTYVINEDKQLVGVISLRDLIISEEEWLISDVMNERVVSVSVGEDQEEIARMMRDYDFLALPVVDFQDHLLGIITVDDIMDVMEEEASDDYSKLAGISDVESTDENAFQSAKKRLPWLIILLFLGSFTASLIGRFEETLDKVAILAIFIPLIAGMAGNTGTQALAVAVRGIATGDIDKQGKWKMILKEAGTGLITGISCGLLITIIVYLWQSNFYLGLLVGLSVALTLVVATLAGSLVPIIMHRFNIDPAVASGPFITTINDIISILIYFGMATAFMNLLI, encoded by the coding sequence ATGGAACATTTAGATGATCTAGAACGCCAAGAAATGTGGAAAGCCATTCAAGATGCTCTATTAAACGATCATATTGACCAATTCCGGGCAGAGTTCCTTGAGTTGCATCCATATGACCAAGCCCGAATATTTGAAGAAATGGATCAAGAAGTCCGGCTCCAGATCTACACATACCTTTCTCCTGAGGAAATTGCCGAAGTCATGGAGCACATCGATTATGAAGATATAGAACCCTTCTTTGCAGAAATGGATCCCCGCTTTGCAGCACAAGTCTTTGCAGAGATGTCAACGGATGATGCCGTAGATATCCTAAACGAACTGGATAAAGAAAAAGTGGCGAGTTTCCTAACCATAATGGATGACGAAGCGGCTGAGGAAATTAAAGACCTCCTTCATTATGAAGAAAAAACTGGTGGGTCGATTATGACCACCGAATTCGTGGTCGTCAAAGCCGGGATGAAAATTAGAGAAGCTATGCTTCACTTAAGAAAAGAAGCACCGGATGCTGAGACCATTTATTATACGTATGTCATCAATGAAGATAAACAACTTGTCGGCGTTATTTCATTAAGGGATTTAATTATTTCTGAAGAAGAGTGGTTGATCTCTGATGTAATGAATGAACGAGTGGTTTCCGTTTCTGTAGGGGAAGACCAGGAAGAAATTGCCCGGATGATGCGGGATTATGATTTCCTTGCTTTACCGGTCGTGGATTTTCAAGATCATTTATTAGGAATTATTACAGTTGATGATATTATGGATGTTATGGAAGAAGAAGCAAGTGATGACTACTCGAAGTTAGCAGGGATCTCTGATGTAGAAAGTACGGACGAGAATGCTTTCCAATCTGCTAAAAAAAGACTGCCATGGCTGATTATCCTCCTATTTCTCGGAAGCTTCACCGCAAGTTTAATCGGCCGTTTTGAAGAAACACTGGATAAAGTTGCGATTCTAGCCATTTTTATTCCCCTAATTGCAGGAATGGCAGGGAATACAGGGACACAGGCTTTGGCTGTCGCTGTCCGTGGAATTGCCACTGGAGATATAGATAAACAAGGCAAATGGAAGATGATACTTAAAGAAGCCGGTACAGGACTGATTACAGGGATTTCATGCGGCCTGCTTATTACTATTATCGTCTATTTGTGGCAAAGCAACTTTTACTTAGGTCTGCTTGTCGGTTTATCTGTGGCGCTGACTCTCGTTGTGGCTACATTAGCAGGATCACTTGTGCCTATTATTATGCACCGTTTTAACATAGATCCTGCCGTAGCATCAGGTCCATTTATTACAACGATAAACGATATCATATCCATATTGATTTACTTTGGTATGGCTACTGCTTTTATGAACCTATTGATTTGA
- the prpE gene encoding bis(5'-nucleosyl)-tetraphosphatase PrpE, translated as MKVDIIGDVHGCLTELKQLFSELGYYWKNGLPVHPEGRTPVFLGDITDRGPDSIHCIRIVYQLVVKTKRARFVPGNHCDKLYRYFLGNPVRETHGLETTTEEFRALSAKDQVEIKNEFMELMETSPLYHVLSEVNAVVAHAGIREEDIGRDNKRVRTFVLYGDITGEKLPDGRPERRDWAQGYKGNQWIVYGHTPVLKPRFVNKTVNIDTGCVFGNELTAFRLPEEELVSVPSSMPFVKEKFRY; from the coding sequence ATGAAAGTAGATATTATCGGTGACGTTCATGGTTGTTTAACAGAGCTGAAACAGCTTTTTTCTGAATTGGGATATTATTGGAAGAATGGTCTACCTGTACATCCAGAAGGAAGAACACCCGTATTCTTAGGAGATATTACAGATCGAGGTCCCGACTCCATCCATTGCATTCGAATCGTTTACCAGCTGGTAGTGAAAACGAAACGGGCTAGGTTTGTTCCTGGTAACCATTGTGACAAGCTCTATCGTTATTTCCTAGGAAATCCTGTACGTGAAACACATGGACTGGAAACGACTACGGAAGAATTCCGTGCATTATCCGCAAAAGATCAGGTAGAAATCAAAAATGAATTCATGGAATTAATGGAAACTTCTCCTCTTTACCATGTTCTCTCTGAAGTAAATGCAGTAGTTGCGCACGCAGGGATCCGCGAAGAAGATATAGGGAGAGACAATAAGAGGGTGAGAACGTTTGTATTATATGGAGATATTACCGGTGAGAAGCTTCCCGATGGGCGGCCGGAACGCAGAGATTGGGCCCAGGGTTATAAAGGAAACCAATGGATCGTTTATGGTCACACCCCTGTCCTTAAGCCCCGATTTGTAAATAAGACTGTTAATATTGATACTGGCTGTGTTTTTGGAAACGAGCTGACCGCTTTCCGCCTGCCTGAAGAAGAACTAGTCAGTGTCCCTTCCAGTATGCCCTTTGTGAAAGAAAAATTTAGATATTAA
- a CDS encoding RluA family pseudouridine synthase produces MNKHQKHWTIDFGADGHSIREYVLNKQLFSRQLLRKVKEYGRFEINGRKAFVYEKLKKGDRLLVQFPLEKRSERLIPQPVPLDMIYEDEDVLVLNKPQGMGVSPNPQQQMGTVANGLAYHYEVQNIPSTVHIVTRLDKDTSGLMLVAKHQYSHDLLANHTEIRRYYLALVHGCLKKGKGSIEVPIARAEGSIIKRCIDSSGKPAATVYEAKKCFDDISLVELKLLTGRTHQIRVHLSHIGYPLIGDTLYGGEHREWTNGQALHCHRLIFIHPYTKKKMNFCLPFPESWEKSSRLT; encoded by the coding sequence TTGAACAAACATCAAAAACATTGGACAATCGATTTTGGGGCAGACGGACATTCGATCAGAGAATATGTATTAAACAAGCAGCTGTTTTCAAGGCAGCTTTTACGAAAAGTGAAAGAATACGGCAGGTTTGAAATCAACGGCAGGAAAGCATTTGTATATGAAAAGTTAAAGAAAGGGGACAGGCTGCTCGTTCAGTTTCCTCTGGAAAAAAGATCAGAGAGGTTAATTCCTCAGCCTGTACCTTTGGACATGATTTATGAGGATGAAGATGTTCTCGTATTGAATAAGCCGCAAGGAATGGGGGTTTCTCCCAATCCCCAACAGCAAATGGGAACAGTAGCAAATGGGCTTGCCTATCATTATGAGGTGCAGAATATTCCTTCAACCGTCCATATCGTAACGCGGTTGGATAAGGATACAAGCGGTTTAATGCTCGTGGCTAAACACCAATACAGTCATGATTTACTAGCGAACCATACGGAAATACGCCGTTATTACCTGGCACTGGTCCACGGCTGCCTAAAAAAAGGAAAAGGGAGTATAGAGGTGCCTATTGCAAGAGCTGAAGGATCGATCATAAAAAGGTGCATCGATTCATCAGGCAAACCGGCTGCGACAGTTTATGAAGCGAAGAAGTGTTTTGATGACATTTCTCTAGTGGAGTTAAAACTTCTAACTGGACGCACCCACCAAATCAGAGTACATCTCTCACACATAGGGTATCCGCTTATTGGAGACACGCTCTATGGCGGGGAGCATAGAGAATGGACGAATGGACAGGCTCTTCATTGTCACAGGCTCATTTTTATTCACCCGTATACGAAAAAAAAGATGAACTTCTGCCTTCCATTCCCGGAAAGCTGGGAAAAATCATCCAGGCTCACTTAG
- a CDS encoding NAD kinase yields MKFSILSKGDQKSNEIRSKIKNYLSEFQLEYDEEEPDLAISVGGDGTLLEAFHTYVHRLDETAFIGIHTGHLGFYADWMPDELEKLIIEIARTPFQVVEYPLLEVTIRPQEEGEEDRFLALNECTIKTSEGSVVFDIEIKGDHFETFRGDGLCISTPSGSTAYNKALGGAILHPSLEAIQIAEMASINNRVFRTIGSPLILPSHHTCLLKPLNDRSFLITMDHITRTYKDVKSIQCRVAKEKVRFARFRPFPFWKRVHDSFVSDDYPN; encoded by the coding sequence ATGAAGTTTTCGATCTTGTCCAAGGGAGATCAAAAATCGAATGAAATACGTTCAAAAATAAAAAATTATTTATCAGAATTCCAATTAGAGTACGATGAAGAAGAGCCGGATCTTGCGATTTCCGTTGGAGGAGATGGAACGCTGCTTGAAGCTTTTCACACTTATGTACATCGTTTGGACGAAACAGCTTTTATAGGGATTCATACCGGTCACTTAGGTTTCTATGCCGACTGGATGCCTGATGAATTGGAAAAGCTGATTATAGAAATCGCACGTACGCCTTTTCAAGTGGTGGAGTATCCTTTGCTTGAAGTAACCATCAGACCGCAGGAGGAAGGGGAAGAAGATCGGTTTCTCGCGTTAAATGAGTGTACGATTAAGACTTCTGAAGGATCTGTCGTTTTTGATATAGAAATCAAAGGAGACCATTTTGAGACATTTCGCGGAGATGGACTGTGTATTTCCACACCATCTGGAAGTACGGCTTACAATAAAGCTCTGGGAGGGGCAATCCTTCATCCTTCACTGGAAGCCATTCAAATTGCTGAGATGGCATCTATCAATAATCGTGTGTTCCGTACGATTGGTTCTCCGCTGATCCTGCCTAGTCACCATACGTGTCTATTAAAGCCGTTGAACGATCGCAGTTTTTTAATCACCATGGATCATATTACCCGAACATATAAAGATGTTAAGTCTATTCAGTGCCGAGTGGCCAAAGAAAAAGTCCGTTTTGCCAGATTCCGCCCATTTCCATTTTGGAAAAGGGTCCACGATTCCTTCGTATCCGACGATTATCCTAATTGA
- a CDS encoding GTP pyrophosphokinase produces the protein MNWDTFFAPYAQVVEELKVKLKGMRQQFEYEREQSPIEFVTGRVKPKTSIIEKARRKGINPENIEEELQDIAGVRVVCQFVDDIYAVVSMLQTRKDFQIVEEKDYISRKKDSGYRSYHVIIKYPVETIHGEKFVLAEIQIRTLAMNFWATNEHSLNYKYAGKIPAEVKSRLKRAAEAAFQLDEEMSKIKHEIHEAQKAFRRKEEQKKQPKKT, from the coding sequence GTGAATTGGGATACATTTTTTGCACCCTATGCACAAGTAGTTGAAGAATTAAAGGTTAAACTAAAAGGAATGCGCCAGCAATTTGAATATGAACGTGAACAATCCCCGATTGAATTTGTTACGGGAAGGGTAAAACCGAAAACAAGTATTATTGAAAAAGCTCGAAGAAAAGGCATAAACCCTGAAAACATCGAAGAAGAATTGCAGGATATTGCGGGAGTAAGGGTTGTATGCCAGTTTGTCGACGATATTTATGCGGTTGTAAGTATGCTGCAAACCCGGAAGGATTTTCAGATTGTAGAAGAGAAAGACTATATTTCCAGGAAGAAGGATAGTGGGTACAGGTCTTATCACGTCATCATTAAATATCCTGTGGAAACCATTCATGGAGAAAAATTTGTACTTGCTGAAATCCAAATTCGAACACTGGCTATGAATTTTTGGGCAACAAACGAACATTCGCTCAATTATAAATATGCGGGGAAAATACCTGCGGAAGTTAAGTCGCGTCTAAAGAGAGCTGCCGAAGCTGCTTTTCAGCTTGATGAAGAGATGTCTAAAATTAAGCATGAGATTCATGAGGCACAAAAAGCCTTCCGCAGAAAAGAAGAACAAAAGAAACAGCCAAAGAAAACGTAG
- a CDS encoding CYTH domain-containing protein → MVQEVEIEFKNLLTYDEYNRIYQFLPFKSVELFEQTNYYFETKDLKLREQGAALRIRHKNNKWVLTLKQPHSEGLLETHDELSPDEANLWIQNKTTKKPDVAKQLNQLGVAEDELIYLGSLTTRRCEVDYQDTTVVLDHSLYYGKEDFELEVEADTYVEGDAVFSHLLKELNIPKRPTDNKIKRFYQAKLESE, encoded by the coding sequence ATGGTCCAAGAAGTTGAAATAGAATTTAAGAACTTGCTGACTTACGATGAATACAATCGCATTTATCAATTTTTACCATTCAAATCTGTTGAACTGTTTGAACAAACCAATTATTATTTTGAAACAAAGGATTTAAAATTAAGAGAGCAAGGGGCAGCTTTACGTATCCGACACAAAAATAATAAGTGGGTCCTGACACTAAAACAGCCCCACAGTGAAGGACTTCTGGAAACCCACGATGAGCTTTCTCCCGATGAAGCTAACCTGTGGATACAAAATAAAACCACCAAGAAACCTGATGTAGCAAAACAGCTGAATCAGCTGGGTGTTGCGGAAGATGAGCTCATATACCTTGGTTCTCTGACAACAAGAAGGTGTGAAGTTGATTATCAGGATACTACAGTAGTTCTTGACCACAGTCTATATTACGGAAAAGAAGACTTTGAACTTGAGGTTGAAGCAGACACCTATGTTGAGGGAGATGCCGTATTCAGCCACCTTCTAAAGGAGCTTAACATTCCAAAACGGCCGACAGATAATAAAATTAAGCGATTCTATCAAGCAAAGCTCGAATCAGAATAG
- a CDS encoding globin domain-containing protein has protein sequence MPHQPNSIYEAIGPEKIDQLVEAFYKRVSNHKDLIPIFPDDLTETARKQKQFLTQFFGGPPLYIEEHGHPMLRARHLPFKITPTRRDAWLSCMDAALDEADIKQPYKEAIFERLSMTANHMMNTPEDEKGESM, from the coding sequence ATGCCTCACCAACCAAATTCCATCTATGAAGCCATCGGACCTGAGAAAATTGACCAGCTTGTAGAAGCGTTTTATAAACGCGTCAGTAACCATAAGGATCTTATTCCTATTTTTCCTGACGACTTGACAGAAACAGCGAGAAAACAAAAACAATTTTTAACCCAGTTTTTCGGAGGACCTCCCTTATATATAGAAGAGCATGGCCACCCTATGCTGAGAGCGAGACACCTCCCTTTTAAAATAACCCCGACAAGAAGGGACGCATGGCTTTCCTGTATGGATGCTGCTCTCGATGAAGCCGATATTAAGCAGCCCTACAAAGAAGCGATATTTGAGAGGTTGTCTATGACTGCCAACCATATGATGAATACCCCAGAAGATGAGAAAGGAGAATCGATGTGA
- a CDS encoding ClpXP adapter SpxH family protein → MSWKSLDSKNEKQGTASGFFDLVKRPIEMYVFIDPLCPECWSLEPFLKKLIIEYGRFFTLRPIISGKLASLQQNRVEKPEKLKKVWDHTASRTGMCCDGDVWLENPISSPLLTALAVKAAELQGKKAGMRFLRKVQEFVFLEKQNVSDRDVLIDCANKSRLDVNEFKKDLQSEAAKRALQCDLKLTHEMEVETTPTLVIFNGSEDDAGLKITGLYSYEVYVKVLKEMLQKDPKPAVKPELIDFLSHYRFVANKEIAVVYDWTEQEAKKEMKKLVLRQQVREVPVKHGAFWEYIGF, encoded by the coding sequence GTGAGTTGGAAAAGCCTGGACAGCAAGAATGAAAAACAAGGCACAGCCAGTGGATTCTTTGACTTGGTAAAACGCCCGATAGAAATGTATGTATTTATCGATCCACTCTGTCCTGAATGCTGGTCTCTTGAGCCCTTTCTAAAAAAGCTCATCATCGAATACGGACGTTTCTTTACTCTCCGGCCCATCATAAGCGGAAAGCTTGCTTCTTTACAGCAAAACCGTGTAGAGAAGCCGGAAAAACTGAAAAAGGTATGGGATCATACTGCTTCAAGAACAGGAATGTGCTGTGATGGGGATGTATGGCTGGAGAACCCTATCTCTTCTCCTTTGCTCACTGCGTTGGCAGTAAAAGCAGCTGAACTGCAGGGAAAAAAAGCAGGGATGCGTTTTCTGAGGAAAGTTCAGGAATTTGTATTTTTGGAAAAACAGAATGTCTCTGACAGGGATGTATTGATCGATTGCGCAAATAAAAGCAGGCTTGATGTGAATGAATTTAAGAAAGACCTTCAATCAGAAGCTGCTAAACGTGCTCTTCAATGTGATTTAAAGCTGACCCATGAAATGGAGGTAGAAACTACTCCTACTCTGGTCATTTTTAATGGATCCGAAGATGATGCCGGCTTAAAGATTACCGGCCTTTATTCATATGAAGTCTATGTAAAAGTGTTAAAAGAAATGCTTCAAAAAGACCCCAAACCTGCTGTTAAACCGGAACTGATTGACTTTCTTTCCCACTACCGATTTGTGGCAAATAAAGAAATCGCTGTCGTTTATGATTGGACGGAACAGGAAGCAAAAAAAGAGATGAAAAAGCTTGTTTTAAGACAGCAAGTAAGAGAAGTTCCGGTAAAACACGGTGCTTTTTGGGAATATATCGGTTTTTAG